The Vairimorpha necatrix chromosome 11, complete sequence genome window below encodes:
- a CDS encoding putative SP-containing membrane protein produces MIFFYLLNLSIIKGLTISELDESDNTVSNSAVDYPEPNFGPKNFRKSKNPDQKYFHYDAPSIIESYFINSILNGYDEEFVEKFIQELDNNQISSIYKHLEKIKTYHLHKITPQKYISTIKKEIDDVQIRLRHTIDNRKDYKTTICYICGAIIVLILIYLIFLKR; encoded by the coding sequence atgatttttttttatctgcTAAATTTGTCAATAATAAAAGGATTAACTATTTCTGAATTGGATGAATCGGATAACACTGTATCGAACAGTGCTGTAGATTATCCAGAACCCAATTTTGGACCAAAAAATTTCcgtaaatcaaaaaatcccgatcaaaaatattttcactATGACGCACCTTCAATAATAGAATcgtattttataaatagtaTTTTAAATGGATACGATGAAGAGTTTGtcgaaaaatttatacaagAATTAGataataatcaaatttCCTCCATATATAAGCATCTAGAAAAGATTAAAACTTATCATCTACATAAAATAACCccacaaaaatatatttctacGATCAAAAAAGAGATCGACGATGTACAAATACGTTTAAGACATACAATTGACAATCGAAAAGATTACAAAACAACAATTTGTTACATTTGTGGGGCCATAATTGTTCttattttgatatatttaatatttttaaaaaggtaa